The DNA window TAGATCTAAGAGACTCCCTAACCTCCCTATAGAAACCCCTAACATCAACACCAACCCCCATAACAAACACCAACCCAAGAAACATAGAGAGCTAATAAACAATCTATAGAGAAACTATAGAGCTGGAATTAAGATCTGTATATACAGGCAGATTATAGAATCAATAAGGGCTTTAACGATATAGGAGATCATAGCTGGCACCCCTTGCACTAGAAGGACGAGGTTTTCAGCTGGATGCATGTATTCCCATAGCTTTAGTAGTTCCCATGGGTTTATAGCTGGAAGCCTCGCTCTTAGATGCTTGTGGAATGTTGATGCATCTTTTTTATGCCTTTGTGGATATCCTATTTGGATAGTATGGAGGAGGTTCTCGACGTATTTGTTCTCGATCTAAGCTATGAGGTTGTTAGATCAGAGCCTCAGATAATTATATGGGGTATCGATGGCTCTGGTAATAGGGTTCTTCTGAGGGACAGGAGTTTTAGGCCATACTTCTACGCTGTTCTAGAGGATGATGCCCCTGTAGATAGTGTTGCTGAGATGATTAGGAAGCTGAGTATCCCATCATCCCCTATCACGGATGTTAGGAGGGTTGATAGGAGGTTCTATGGAAGGCCTGTTAATGTCCTCAGAATACAGACTGTGATCCCTGAGAGTGTTAGGGATTATAGGGAGAGGGTTAAGGGGCTTGCATATGTTAGGGAGGTTCTAGAGGCTGATATAAGGTTTGCCCTGAGATATATGATCGATAGGGATACCCCTCCAAGCACCTGGCATAGGTTTAGGGTTAGAAAGCTACCGAGAAGCGGTGACTACAGGGTTTCGGAGGAGTATGAGGTTATAGAGAGGATAGGCTATGGAGATATTACGAGGCCACCGAACCTAAGATCTGTTGCCTTCGATATAGAGGTTTATAACCCCAGGGGGTCTCCAAGGGCTGAGACAGATCCTGTGATAATAATAGGGGTTATGAATGATAGGGGCGAGCTCACACAATTCCTCGCAGAGGATCCAGGGCCAAGGGATTTGAAGCCCATTAGGGAGTTCATTGAATATATACTCGAGGAGGATCCAGATATACTTTTTGGATATAACAGCACATACTTCGACATACCATATCTCATGGAGAGATGTAAGAGGCACGGTATAAAGCTCGATATAGGGCGTAGAAAGGGGGCTGAGCCGAGGCCGAGTGTGTATGGCCACTACTCGATTCCTGGGAGGCTCCACATAGATCTATATGACTTCGCTGAGGAGATACACGAAGTTAAGATCAAAAGCCTAGATGCTGTTGCAGAGTATCTAGGCGTTATGAGTAGATCTGAGAGAACATATGTCTCGTGGTACGAGATAGCTAGATACTGGGATGACAAGTCTAAGAGGCCTATCCTGCTTAAATACTCAAGAGATGATGTTATATCAACACTTGGGATCGGGATGAAGATCCTGCCATTCGCGATCCAACTATCATCCCTAACAGGACTACCACTAGACCAGGTTGGCGCAGCCTCGGTAGGGCATAGGCTGGAATGGTATCTCATGAGAGAGGCATATAAATATGGGGAGCTGGTGCCAAACAGGGAGGAGAGGCCCTACGAGCCATATAAAGGGGCGGTTGTTCTAGAGCCAAAGCCGGGGATACATAGCAATATAGCTGTTATGGACTTCTCCTCTATGTACCCAAACATAATGATCAAATATAACATAGGCCCAGACACATATATATCAAACCCAGAGGAATGCGGTGAGGAGGGATGCTGGGAGGCTCCAGAGACAGGGTATCTCTTTAGAAAATCCCCTCCAGGGTTCTACAAGAGGGTTCTAGAGACCCTTCTAAAGCTTAGAAAAGCTGTTAGGGAGGAGATGAAGAAATATAGCATGGATAGCGTTGAATATAGGATCCTTGATGAGAGGCAGAGGGCTCTAAAGATACTTGCAAACGCAGCCTACGGCTATATGGGCTGGGTTGGGGCTAGATGGTACTTCAGACAGGGGGCGGAGGCTGTCACGGCATGGGGTAGGGCTACTATTAAAAGGGCTATAGAGATTGCGAGGAGTATGGGGCTTAACGTGATCTATGGCGATACAGACTCGCTATTCATAGGCTATGTCAAGGGGGTTGCGGAGGAGTTTGCAGAGAGGATCTCTAAGGAGCTTGAGATGGAGATAAAGATAGAGAAGATCTATAGGAAGGTGTTCTTCACAGAGGCTAAAAAGAGATACGTCGGCCTGACAGAGGATGGGAGAATAGATATTGTGGGCTTCGAAGCTGTTAGAGGTGATTGGTCGGAGCTTGCGAAGGAGATCCAGGAGAAGGTTGCAGAGGTTATCCTTAGAACAGAGGATATCTCAAAGGCTATAGAATATGTGAGGGGGGTTATAAAGGATCTTGAGGCTGGTAGAGTACCCATTGAGAAGCTCGTGATATGGAAGACCATAACAAGGCCTCTAGACGAGTACGAGGCTACAGCGCCCCATGTAAGGGCAGCTAAGATCCTCCTCAGCAAGGGTGGGAGAATAGCTATTGGGGATAAGATCGGATATGTCATTGTAAAAGGTGCTGGGAGGATCAGTGATAGGGCTATGCCATACTTCTTCGTAGATCCAAAGGATATAGATCCAACATACTATATAGATCACCAGGTTATACCAGCAGCCCTGAGAATCCTCGAATACTTCGGCGTGACAGATAAAACACTTAGATCCGGGGCTAAGAGTAGAAGCCTATTCGAATTCAAGAAATGAGAAGCCCTAGCCCAGGTTATATGGCTTTCCATTTTTGAGTATATCCTCGGGGATCCTGTCTTTATACTTCTGCAGGAAATCCCTATCCTCCTTCTCATTCCTATACATATCCGGGAGCATCCTTGGTATCTCATCAATCACAGGATACCATCTGCCACACTTGCCACATCTAATCACAGCTGTGA is part of the Sulfolobales archaeon genome and encodes:
- a CDS encoding DNA polymerase II, yielding MEEVLDVFVLDLSYEVVRSEPQIIIWGIDGSGNRVLLRDRSFRPYFYAVLEDDAPVDSVAEMIRKLSIPSSPITDVRRVDRRFYGRPVNVLRIQTVIPESVRDYRERVKGLAYVREVLEADIRFALRYMIDRDTPPSTWHRFRVRKLPRSGDYRVSEEYEVIERIGYGDITRPPNLRSVAFDIEVYNPRGSPRAETDPVIIIGVMNDRGELTQFLAEDPGPRDLKPIREFIEYILEEDPDILFGYNSTYFDIPYLMERCKRHGIKLDIGRRKGAEPRPSVYGHYSIPGRLHIDLYDFAEEIHEVKIKSLDAVAEYLGVMSRSERTYVSWYEIARYWDDKSKRPILLKYSRDDVISTLGIGMKILPFAIQLSSLTGLPLDQVGAASVGHRLEWYLMREAYKYGELVPNREERPYEPYKGAVVLEPKPGIHSNIAVMDFSSMYPNIMIKYNIGPDTYISNPEECGEEGCWEAPETGYLFRKSPPGFYKRVLETLLKLRKAVREEMKKYSMDSVEYRILDERQRALKILANAAYGYMGWVGARWYFRQGAEAVTAWGRATIKRAIEIARSMGLNVIYGDTDSLFIGYVKGVAEEFAERISKELEMEIKIEKIYRKVFFTEAKKRYVGLTEDGRIDIVGFEAVRGDWSELAKEIQEKVAEVILRTEDISKAIEYVRGVIKDLEAGRVPIEKLVIWKTITRPLDEYEATAPHVRAAKILLSKGGRIAIGDKIGYVIVKGAGRISDRAMPYFFVDPKDIDPTYYIDHQVIPAALRILEYFGVTDKTLRSGAKSRSLFEFKK